The sequence ggacataattacgcgcccctctattgtctctgtacatactggccttttctttactattctcatttcatttcacaagatctcttggcaggggcgtagcttcttcacttgaattagtcaatgcttgaagtagatcgagatactctaatagaacagtcacatttctacaagtgccatatttttatattgtaaagtctgtaagtagctagtaatttaaactatacaatccgatgctaagcagaagttgtaactatgctaaatattgattgctgtgttacagctgttttgtgactgctctaatagagtatcttgatcgtttcaatgcagtacaagatgaaaggcaaagtgttgttaagggtttactagttaaaatgggtgttagttgactgcagttgcatgccactaacagggccgtccagagaaattagagggcccagggaaaagagataaagaggggcccagtggcaaggaagggtctagatcctgactgctctattagagtatatcgattttttttaaacaggtattcaagtggcccctttcgggctgtgatagggggcaaaataccccagttacccccaatgtgggcggccctggccactaaaattacagttatattttaatattctgtcactgtaatctggggtttctgtcaaaaccatggaaactcacctactgttatcaacagtggattgcttattctaacaaaaagtattgaaatcccatccaaaaacagcttatagctgtaaaaaaagtgcgcatccaagtaaagcagagttaactgcgacaaaaagtaatgatatcataatgcggccatgtgcgaggtgtgcaagttgtaaaattaatattagctaatcagataatacaatgttattgttaaagtgttaatgagaactatgtgatgctgctagtttttaagtgtgtgagcatcttcataaatgccacataaatttaattctcaataaagcaatgtgtatagattctctgatagtaataaatagtttgagtttggccgcctttcctgtatacagcaatgctacgaacaaaggaaaggtggccaaactcaaactatttattactatcagagaatctatacacattgctttattgagaattaaatttatgtggcatttatgaagatgctcacacacttaaaaactagcagcatcacatagttctcattaacactttaacaataacattgtattatctgattagctaatattaattttacaacttgcacacctcgcacatggccgcattatgatatcattactttttgtcgcagttaactctgctttacttggacgtgcactttttttacagctataagctgtttttggatgggtaaCTTAATACACACACTCTCCAGTATTTTTGTAACAAACAAGTAAGCCAAAATTGTGAGCACTGTTCACTTTTACTGTGAAGCAGCCAGTTTAGCTATTGCCTATTATTGTGGGCAGAATTACTTATATTGTAATTTTTTATCTCAGAGAGTGCTCTAAGATGAGGCTCCATCCAGTGTAGTACtacattattattgtattatttttTCACTCAAGATGGAGGACACGTTGTGGTCATCACTCACAGACTCCTACTGTAAGCTACCGATGGCATTGACTGCTGAAAAACTTGCTGACAAGTATGGTATTACTCGAGAAGACTGTGACCGCTTTGCGCTAGCCAGCCAACAAATGGTCAGTACCGTTGTATTAGTTTATTTAACAAGATTAAGTGTTGTATACTGTCTTGATGATTCATTGACTCATTTGTGTTTCAATACTGTCATTGCTCACTCCTCACTCCCTTACCAACAGTCAACTATTCAGCATATGGAGCTGTCATGGAAAAATTCAAAGGAGTGTAtacatattgtataattatttaaaattgACACCGCAGTTTTGAAAGCATATGCAACCTTTAAATTGTTTAAGAGCCTTTTCTAAGAACCATTGCTTTAAAGATTTCTGGCATGTGCAATTATGTTTTGTTTAGCTATCACACAGACAGTTACATGTATTACAAATTTTGCTTAACTACATCGATAAAAGGTCTTACTAATAGTACTGCATTCTAGAATTTGGACCTGTTAGAATTGGTTACTTTCCATTAGCTCACAAAAATGGCTACTTTAATGAGGAACTGGTACCAATGGAGGTGAAGGGTAAGAAAGGGAAGGAGCCATTTGTTGCTGATGAACATCCTCGTGAAGCATCGTTTGAGAAACTGCAACAGCTCAAACCAGTCTTCAAGGAAAATGGTGTAGTGACTGCTGGGAATGCATCAGTGAGTGACTGACTACTGTCATATAACCTTGCAGTGTTCAAGAACCTGCTGTATGAAGCTGCTATACAGCAGCTCATTTCTGCTATATACACTAATGTACAtctaactgttctattaataCTTTATGCAAAATGTTCATGTACATATAAGGGACTGTAGCTATTTGCAatggatgcaattacaattTACGGTTACTTTTCAGTCCTCAGAAATATTATTGAATTATCAGGTTgcattatgctatgctgcacatgGTGGGAACTCTACAGATGCTTTCACTATGAATTTCATGGACAAACTTTCTGCTAGCATTTGGTACCAGCTGATTTCaacaaattttactgttattttGTTTCAGAGGTACTATGGGCTTTAGAAAGTGTCCTTTAGAGATGTTATATGGAGAATCCTTTAAGACTGTTTCTGCtgctatatatagtatgtaGGTGATCTGTGTGGAAAACTAGTGATCACTAAAACCCTTCAACTCAGTTTTGTTCACTGCTTACAGTGCCTCATACATGTCATATTATGATAATAAATAAGAATATTATTTAATGAACAGTATATAACATACTGTGCAACACACATACCTATACTTACATTTTTCTTAGGGTATTTGTGACGGTGCAGGTGCTGTAGTTTTAGCCAATGAGGAGGCAATAAACAAACACAACCTCATCCCATTGGCCAGATTGGTTGATTACACAGTGGTGGGTGTTGACCCTTCAATCATGGGTATTGGTCCCGCCCCTGCAATCAAACAGCTATTGGAGAAACAGGGACTGTCCCTTGACCAGATTGATTTAGTTGAGGCAAGTAGTCCAATGATATGTGATTAGTATAATGTGGACATGATTGTACAGGTCAATGAAGCTTTTGCTGGTCAATCTTTGTCAGTTGCTAAAGAGTTGGGACTAGACATGGAGAAGACTAATGTCAATGGTGGTGCCATTGCTTTAGGTATGTGTGTACATTACTGtattgtgttatacatgtgtagcAAGTGGAGTGGAACCTCTTGTAACAAACTCCAAAATATGAACACAAAAGGATAAACCTCCTCTCATAAGGACAAAAGATTTTAGTAACAGATCTGGCTCTTTGCCTTTTACCTCTGAAAGGGGAAAACCACCTCAGTCTACATTACAGCAAAAAAAGTGGGTCCaatggttccactgtatttgcaACTCACAGCAGAAAGTCAGTAATGATACGAGTGCCACTGGTGATTGTTGTATAGAGCATTTGATGAGAGATGTGCATTCTATTAAAATATAGTTCTATGTATACCTTACTTCTCAAATCATACACTTCTCTAGATGTTTTATGCGACAAAAACAGTGTATGATCTTGATGAACCCACTTTAATTCGAATAATTCACTCGAACAGTTAAAATATATTTTGCAAAAATTTTTCTTGGTCTTGTAAGACTTGTATTACCCTTATGCCTCTGTCAACATGTTCTCATGGACACAACCTGCTTCTGTAAGTCCTACACAGTAGCAAATAAATAAACTCAGTATCCCTTATACAATGAGCTAGAAATCAAGACAACTTGGCACACACTTGTTGGTGCCAACAGTGTCCATGTTATACCAGCATTCTTATGCTTACATGAAGAACAAATTCCTGTGTATATTGTCAAATTGCATTTTTCCATTTACTTGGTAAGTTTTATAAAATCACTCACAGCGTTTTTCTTTCCAGGTCATCCTCTTGCTGCAAGTGGGTCACGTATCACAGCCCACTTGGTTCATGAAATGCGTCGAAGGGATATAAAGAGATCTATAGGATCAGCATGTATTGGTGGAGGACAAGGAATATCTCTGTTGCTGGAGAAGTGCTAACTACAAATTGAATTGTAAACTTCTTGAACTGAAAACTGTGCTAGTGGTGTAATTTATATTTCAGTCATAAAAAAGGTTTTGACTTAATAAAAATGATTTTCAGTCATCAAATATGGTTCAGATAATGCAGTCAAATACATTCTTGTACAACTGTTTGAATAAAACTCCCAACCCATCTACTAATATCCCTTGGTTAGCAcaaacctcaattatccaaactaattgggggggggggggaagtgTGTTCATATAATTGTAAAATCGAACTTCCATACAGAGcattgctcaactactctaataaagcatacacttgaaTACTTTAATTGAGCAACTgatttggtgtttggataatcaaggctCCACTGTAGTATAGTACAAATAATCACACATTTAAGtgtaattacaaaagtaattGTACAAGTACTAGTAACAGTACAAGTCAAAATTGCACAAAGTGAATAACGTATTGACCATCCTTACAGCTTGTAGTGTTCATCTGTCCAGCTTCTGAGTGTACATCAATATGTTGATGAGCTATTGATTAcatcactttcttgttgtaCTAAATTGGCTTCTGCATAATGGTTGGCTGCTTTACAGCGTAAGAAAAAACATGTGATTTGATATTGAAAAACTTTAACCCTCTGATTTAGCATTTAGTCCAGAGAAGTGATTTCTGTGGAGGACATGTACATGAACTCATGATAGCATTAAATTGTCTTGAATCATGAACTGATTTACAATTGGCATTTAGTCCAGAGAAGTGATTTCTGTGGAGGACATGAACTCATGATAGCATAATGGACTGTTGTATCTTTGGCTACTTTCCAAATGAAACCTAGCTAGCTTGTTACTAATTTACTACTACTGTAGGACACACTGTTGGTAAGGAGGTCTTGTGATACAGTTATGAATGTATACAGTACATCTGATGGTATGGTAGACCACATCTTAATTAGCTCTCCAGTTGACCAGATCTATGTACAGCTGGATATGACTTCTGAGTTTGATGTGTCCTATACCTCCCAACTTATGTATTAGGGTATTGGTTAGGGGAGATTATGTGTGAAATAAGCCAGAAACTGTAAACACTTCAAATTCTGTACAAATTATTGCCAAGCTACCCATGATTGAAAGTTCATTAAATTTTATGTATAAATTATTATGCTTATTGTGTACACATAATTTCCAAAATTGACAAGGTTGAGGGATGGGCTATAATGAGAAAGTTGCTTGATAGATGCTGACAACCTTTggaaataattaaattttaattaaactaGCTATAGAGATTACACAATTATTATGCCCACCTACTTGAAGGAACTCATGCTCTATAGCCTTCAGAGGGTTGTTTGTAGATTTTCCTCTTTTAGAGGTAAAAGTGGCATGAAGCCAGGCAATTTCACTGTTGAAGTTGCTTATCTTATAGTGACTTTGGATTAGGCTTCATCTGTACTAGCAGGAGCTTATCGAGTCTGGACTCGATAAGCTCCTGGTACTGTATTTGCGGGCACTCACAGGAAGTACATGGGTTTGACAGgacataaaaatatttttgtgcaaaaggAAGTTGTTGGTCAGCAGCACTAAAAATAATAGCGGTGCACATTCCTAACAGATTATACAAGATGGCCAACTCAATCCATACATCACCCAATTTGACTTTCTACATACAACTCTCTGCTATTTGAGTAGGTGTTTATATTTGTAAGGGTCTTGTAGGTGCATTACAAAGTGTGCAGCGTAATTCTCAAAGTGTAGATGCCACTTGTTTATCAAATATCTGCTTGTTTGTGGTCCCAGTCACATCAGTACAGTtaatagtctcgtgcccagccgggctcgcgctaatgcgcaaagcgcgagcccggctgggcacgagactatacaGTTAAGACTTCCCAAAGTCAGGATACATCTCTGATACAGGATATTCAGAATGGTGATCAGAGAACTGCACACCTTGCtacaagtgtccacattaacaggttcatTGTACACTAAAGTAGTCACTACAATACAATTACCACCATTGAATTCATAGAGTATTACATAATAGAATGGTTGAATCACTAACAACTGACTGTGTTATAGACAGCTGAATATAACAGTGGTTAATAGAGACAATCAAGTTAGGCTATGGCTAACATGTAATGTGTATGCTTGTAGCCTAGCTATGCTACATGGTGGTAAACAAAACATGTTTACATCCTAGCACTTAGGGGAAAACAATGCAGTTCTTCCAAGGATCGTGAGCCACTTGTTGGTGCCATTGGTTGTCCCTCTCTTGTGTCTTCTGTAGAGAAGTTTGTCCATCTTCATCACACAAATCTGGATTGGCATCGTAGTGAAGCAACAACTTAAAACAACAGCAAATCATGCACACACATTATAGCTAACTCAGGGGTACCTTCACAATGTTTGGTTAGCCAAAGCAAGCAGCATAGTGTAAAGAAGATAATCACTGGTCCTTATTGATGTCTGCCCCTTGATCAAGAAGATACTCAACCATTTCAGTTGTGCCAAATGCTGACACTCAATTAAGGAGTGTTTGCCCCACATCATGAGTAAAGCTAATGTCAAATCCTTGAATTATAACACACAGAGTATTATACATTTAAAACCTACCAGCTTCCATTATGTCTAAAAATTCATCAGTGTTTCTGTTCAATGATTTGCTGATGAGACAGGTCAGAGATGGTACTCTTCAGCCAGCAAAAGGGTACAACTTGGTTGTTCGAGGTTTTGCGACTTTCAATAGCTATCACTAACAAGAAATCATATAGTCACAGGGAATCTGACACATTCCTATTATGGGAGACATACAGAAAACAATCTGACAAATCACAACATTATTTTTAGCTCTTCTTAAATACAGTAAAAATATTGTTTAGTGACTACCACTTTAAAAGACTGCtccattatagtggccatgttACAGGTGTACTTCCAACATCCCATCAATAAGAGCACCTCATTATTGAGAGCGGATTAATTTTGATGCATACTTTTTAGTCCCAGAGGCAGCATCATACTGCTTCAGAACAGAATAAACATAAGCCACAAGATCTAATAATCTAACTTATCATTAATTAGTATGGCTGGAGAGAATTTTCTCATGCACAGCCGGGAGAATTTGCAAGGAATCAATTGTCAACTCAAGCAGCCATTGATGTTATGTACGTAAATATGTGCGGGAATTTCATCCTATTGCAGTACCAGAGTATAGGGAGAGTGTCAAATTGCacctgtgaaaaatgagcctgtaAAGTTCTATGGCTTTGCTAAAATGATtcagtgatttgtgttgattggaaactaattataagtgcagtaggtacatatatattatgTTCTGAAAAAGCTACAAAGTGAAAAGTATCCGACAAAAACATGGCACAACATGCTGAGGAACTCAGTACAAAGAAAAGGCACAGgcagctaacctggaaagcCATAATATCAACTTTGCACATGGCATCTTAATTCAAGATTTCATCATGGTTGCTGTTCCATGCCTCGACAGTTCTATTAGTGAAAGTGATACATTTAGATGGAGTTTCAGCCATTGGTATTCAATGCAGACCATTCAACAATACTAGTAAGGTGCTAAATTCAGGCAACCAACAACTGTCAGATTTACGAGATGAAATGAAGGTATACGGGCTATTttatgggctcatttttcatAGGGTAAAGCAcagttcgacactctccctaCCCCATCATTATACACTCTTGGTACTATGGGCTCTGATGTTATGATAAGCATACCACTGGGGTTTCAAGTGTTACTATCTGGTATATGCATATGTGTTCGTCaactctgtgtagtgtgtgcatgtgtgtgcgctCACATGTGTGTGCTGGTGAGctcatgtgtgtgtgctgaAAGAACATGTATTATCTGTGTGGATGCGACAAGTGTTTGTGTGGAATAAGCATGCTATACtgatgctggcataattggtctACACAAGACATGCACATATAGACCACTTTCAGGAGAGCGGCTGCCACAGCAACATCCACCATCTTGAATTACAACCTGTTTTACAATCCTGGTAGTGTTGCTTTCTATAAGAGTAATACAATACTCAGGAAATAGAGCTTCTTCTTCTGAATTCCACAGCACAGGGTTGACCTGGTTAAACATATTATGCTTTTTCCCACGCTACCAGAGTTTCAaaacgggttgtactccaaaatggcggatgttgctatggtagCAGCTTACCTGAAAAGGATCTATATGCAATAGTGTCTATGtgaacacatgcacacaatatCAGGTCTGTGTGTGGCTAAAATTTGTTACTATTGTGTTACAGATATGATGTACAGAAACTGACAAGATTATAACAAGTTAGATAGATAACATAACAGATAACAAACTTATTGAACAGATAATA comes from Dysidea avara chromosome 4, odDysAvar1.4, whole genome shotgun sequence and encodes:
- the LOC136253388 gene encoding 3-ketoacyl-CoA thiolase, mitochondrial-like isoform X1, translating into MDSSLSEQQHFVRIQYQQRGSLHIFGWSNHQSEHYAIDPLHYDEQDDEPYNSYNEEEDGYDLCTEEEEETSADGQIDVGSFDGQPQFQHNSPTITYAAITWTISSENNMDPGPVPHELSEIKLGEANIVLTGGTESMSQAPYAVRNACWGSPLGMDLKMEDTLWSSLTDSYCKLPMALTAEKLADKYGITREDCDRFALASQQMGICDGAGAVVLANEEAINKHNLIPLARLVDYTVVGVDPSIMGIGPAPAIKQLLEKQGLSLDQIDLVEVNEAFAGQSLSVAKELGLDMEKTNVNGGAIALGHPLAASGSRITAHLVHEMRRRDIKRSIGSACIGGGQGISLLLEKC
- the LOC136253388 gene encoding 3-ketoacyl-CoA thiolase, mitochondrial-like isoform X2, whose amino-acid sequence is MDSSLSEQQHFVRIQYQQRGSLHIFGWSNHQSEHYAIDPLHYDEQDDEPYNSYNEEEDGYDLCTEEEEETSADGQIDVGSFDGQPQFQHNSPTITYAAITWTISSEIKLGEANIVLTGGTESMSQAPYAVRNACWGSPLGMDLKMEDTLWSSLTDSYCKLPMALTAEKLADKYGITREDCDRFALASQQMGICDGAGAVVLANEEAINKHNLIPLARLVDYTVVGVDPSIMGIGPAPAIKQLLEKQGLSLDQIDLVEVNEAFAGQSLSVAKELGLDMEKTNVNGGAIALGHPLAASGSRITAHLVHEMRRRDIKRSIGSACIGGGQGISLLLEKC